One window from the genome of Agarivorans sp. Alg241-V36 encodes:
- the surA gene encoding peptidylprolyl isomerase SurA, giving the protein MKRLFLLSVSMLMLTTGLVQAQEQLLDKVVAIVNNDVITQSQVDELTNKVLRNSKGAEQELPPEDELQQQVMDRLILESLQLQLADRLGIKISDSQLENTIDNIIAGENKSREEFLDTLAKQGISYNQFREDIRTEIVLGEVGRSQVQRRVNVSEQEIDALMKLIEEQDKGTVRYHVGHILLRISGDEQATQQLAENLVVQLKDGENFNQLAMTHSQGPKALEGGDWGWMTIEEMPTLFAGVVRNQHKGSVMGPVRTDSGLHIIMVLDAEGLQKVETLEVNARHILIKPSIILSDKKAQSLLSEFRQQLILGEVTFEELARQYSEDPGSAVRGGELGWSDPSAFVPAFRDTAKRLGVGELSQPFRSTFGWHLMEVLDKRTTDTTNKASQNRAYQMIFNRKFNEETQAWQEELREEAYVEILDGEA; this is encoded by the coding sequence ATGAAAAGATTATTTTTGCTTAGTGTAAGTATGCTTATGCTTACTACTGGGCTGGTTCAGGCTCAAGAGCAATTGCTCGATAAAGTTGTCGCCATTGTCAATAATGATGTGATCACTCAGAGCCAAGTTGATGAACTCACCAACAAAGTTCTGCGTAATTCCAAAGGGGCAGAGCAAGAGCTACCACCTGAAGACGAACTACAGCAACAAGTGATGGACAGGCTTATCCTTGAAAGCTTACAGCTTCAGTTAGCTGATCGCTTGGGCATTAAGATTAGTGATAGCCAGCTAGAAAACACCATCGACAACATTATTGCTGGTGAAAACAAAAGCCGTGAAGAGTTCTTGGATACCCTAGCCAAGCAAGGTATTAGCTATAACCAGTTTCGCGAAGATATTCGCACCGAAATTGTTTTAGGTGAAGTAGGCCGCAGTCAGGTTCAACGCCGAGTAAACGTGTCAGAGCAAGAAATTGATGCCTTAATGAAGCTAATAGAAGAACAAGACAAAGGCACTGTTCGCTATCATGTTGGCCACATCTTGCTACGTATTTCTGGTGACGAACAAGCCACTCAACAACTAGCAGAAAACCTAGTCGTTCAGCTTAAAGATGGCGAAAACTTTAACCAATTGGCGATGACTCACTCGCAAGGACCAAAAGCCTTAGAAGGCGGTGACTGGGGTTGGATGACCATTGAAGAGATGCCAACATTGTTTGCTGGAGTAGTAAGAAACCAGCACAAAGGATCTGTAATGGGCCCAGTTCGCACCGACTCAGGTCTGCATATCATTATGGTATTAGATGCTGAAGGTTTGCAAAAAGTTGAAACCTTAGAAGTGAATGCTCGCCATATTCTAATAAAACCTTCGATTATTCTGAGTGATAAAAAGGCGCAGAGTTTGCTTTCCGAGTTCCGCCAGCAATTGATCTTAGGTGAAGTGACATTTGAAGAGTTAGCTCGCCAATACTCTGAAGACCCAGGTTCAGCCGTGCGAGGTGGTGAACTAGGTTGGTCAGATCCAAGCGCATTTGTTCCAGCATTTAGAGACACAGCAAAACGCCTAGGTGTAGGAGAGCTGAGCCAGCCTTTCCGCTCGACTTTTGGCTGGCACTTAATGGAAGTACTAGACAAACGCACCACCGATACCACCAATAAAGCCAGTCAAAACCGTGCTTATCAAATGATCTTCAACCGTAAGTTCAATGAAGAAACCCAAGCATGGCAAGAAGAGCTACGCGAAGAAGCATATGTAGAAATACTGGATGGTGAGGCATGA
- the pdxA gene encoding 4-hydroxythreonine-4-phosphate dehydrogenase PdxA produces MSKPVARIAITPGEPAGIGPDLVLSISQQDWPMELVVVADPRLLKERASQLGMDITLLPYQPEQAAKPQAAGTLTVAPIAMSSSAVAGQLDEANGHYVLNTLKFASDGNMNGQFAAVVTGPVHKGIINKAGVSFSGHTEFFAQQSGTADVVMMLVTEGLRVALATTHLPLAYVAKAITHERLHNIISILHHDLQTKFAIKQPKIFVCGLNPHAGEDGHLGREELDIIIPLLDEMREQHGMNLIGPLPADTLFQDKYLAEADAVLAMYHDQGLPVLKYKGFGQSVNITLGLPFIRTSVDHGTALELAGTGEADHGSMITAIEQAIDMVEREHE; encoded by the coding sequence ATGAGTAAGCCGGTTGCTAGAATAGCCATTACGCCAGGTGAACCTGCAGGTATTGGCCCAGATTTGGTGCTATCTATTAGCCAACAAGATTGGCCAATGGAGCTAGTGGTAGTTGCTGACCCTCGTTTACTTAAAGAGCGCGCTAGCCAATTGGGTATGGATATTACCCTACTGCCTTATCAGCCAGAACAGGCGGCTAAGCCACAAGCAGCTGGCACCTTAACGGTTGCGCCAATTGCGATGAGCAGTTCGGCAGTAGCGGGGCAGTTAGACGAAGCCAATGGTCACTACGTGCTAAATACCCTTAAGTTTGCTAGTGATGGCAACATGAATGGTCAGTTTGCTGCAGTAGTTACTGGCCCGGTGCACAAGGGTATTATTAATAAAGCCGGCGTGTCTTTTAGTGGCCATACCGAATTTTTTGCCCAGCAATCAGGTACCGCAGATGTTGTGATGATGCTTGTCACAGAGGGTCTGCGGGTTGCGCTAGCGACTACTCACCTGCCCTTAGCTTATGTAGCCAAAGCCATTACTCATGAGCGCCTACACAATATTATCAGTATTTTGCATCACGACCTGCAAACCAAGTTCGCGATTAAACAGCCTAAGATATTTGTTTGTGGCCTAAACCCCCATGCGGGCGAAGATGGTCACCTTGGTCGCGAAGAGCTGGATATTATTATTCCGTTGCTTGATGAAATGCGCGAGCAACATGGTATGAATTTAATTGGCCCCTTACCTGCAGATACACTCTTCCAAGATAAATACTTGGCAGAAGCGGACGCAGTGTTAGCCATGTACCATGACCAAGGCCTACCGGTGCTAAAATACAAAGGTTTTGGCCAATCGGTAAACATAACCCTTGGTCTACCCTTTATTAGAACCTCAGTTGACCATGGAACAGCCTTAGAGCTAGCGGGAACTGGTGAAGCCGATCATGGAAGTATGATTACCGCCATCGAACAAGCCATTGATATGGTAGAGCGAGAACATGAATAA
- the rsmA gene encoding 16S rRNA (adenine(1518)-N(6)/adenine(1519)-N(6))-dimethyltransferase RsmA: protein MNKQVHQGHRARKRFGQNFLNNDSVISQIVATIYPQSGENLVEIGPGLGALTEPVATTAGHLQVVELDRDLAQRLREHPTLASLLTIHEIDALKFDFMQLAKPEQKMRVFGNLPYNISTPLIFHLLSFTSAISDMHFMLQKEVVKRMAAGPDSKAYGRLSVMTQVQCNVMPALEVPPEAFAPPPKVDSAVVRLEPYESTLYPLNSLATLDRVCKEAFNQRRKTIRNALGNLLTVEHLAELDLKPTLRPENLTIQQFCDIANYIDKNQLLQASSSDE from the coding sequence ATGAATAAACAAGTTCATCAGGGACACCGCGCCCGTAAACGTTTTGGTCAAAACTTCCTTAACAATGACTCGGTTATTAGCCAAATTGTAGCCACTATCTATCCTCAATCAGGTGAAAACCTAGTTGAAATTGGCCCAGGCTTAGGCGCTTTAACTGAGCCCGTTGCCACCACTGCTGGCCACCTACAAGTGGTAGAGTTAGACCGCGACTTAGCCCAGCGCTTACGCGAGCACCCAACTCTGGCCAGCTTGCTTACTATTCATGAAATTGATGCACTTAAGTTCGATTTTATGCAGTTAGCTAAGCCTGAACAAAAAATGCGGGTATTTGGTAACTTACCTTACAACATATCTACTCCGCTTATTTTTCACCTACTTAGCTTTACCAGCGCTATTTCTGATATGCACTTTATGCTGCAAAAAGAAGTAGTGAAACGCATGGCTGCAGGCCCAGATAGCAAAGCTTACGGCCGCCTAAGCGTAATGACTCAAGTGCAATGTAATGTAATGCCGGCCTTGGAAGTTCCGCCCGAGGCGTTTGCACCGCCACCGAAGGTTGATTCTGCCGTGGTGCGCTTAGAGCCTTACGAAAGCACCCTTTACCCGCTTAACTCATTAGCAACCCTAGACAGGGTGTGTAAAGAGGCCTTTAATCAGCGCCGTAAAACCATTCGCAACGCATTAGGTAACTTGCTTACGGTTGAGCATTTAGCCGAGCTTGATCTAAAGCCCACGCTGCGCCCAGAAAATTTAACTATTCAGCAATTTTGTGATATTGCTAATTACATAGATAAAAATCAGTTATTGCAGGCTTCTAGCAGCGATGAGTAA
- the apaG gene encoding Co2+/Mg2+ efflux protein ApaG, producing the protein MSNTPEYDLDIEVESGFLPEHSVPEKQQFAFFYTITIRNCSAEALQLLRRHWVITDGDGKVNEVKGDGVVGKQPHLKPEKPFSYTSSAVLATEVGVMQGSYTLIDEAGNEFEAEIPPFRLSLPNKLH; encoded by the coding sequence ATGAGTAATACCCCAGAATATGACCTAGATATTGAAGTTGAATCGGGCTTTTTGCCTGAACACTCAGTACCAGAAAAACAACAATTCGCTTTTTTTTACACCATTACTATTCGCAACTGCAGCGCTGAAGCACTGCAGTTATTGCGCCGCCACTGGGTGATTACCGACGGAGATGGCAAAGTAAACGAAGTGAAAGGCGACGGTGTTGTGGGTAAGCAGCCCCACCTTAAACCGGAAAAACCTTTTTCTTATACCAGCAGTGCTGTGCTAGCCACTGAAGTGGGCGTAATGCAAGGCAGCTATACGCTGATTGACGAAGCAGGTAACGAATTTGAAGCGGAGATCCCACCGTTTCGTTTATCACTTCCTAATAAGCTTCACTAA
- a CDS encoding symmetrical bis(5'-nucleosyl)-tetraphosphatase translates to MATYFVGDIQGCLDELKALLKQCKFSVRKDQLWLAGDLVARGPKSLETLRFVKELGSAAQVVLGNHDLHLLAVANGIHRAKRRDKLQDLLDAPDKEELLYWLRQQPLIKKHPYYDVVMVHAGIYPKWKVSKALKLGKEVHKQLAGDDYLSLLKNMYSNEPAHWSDELVGYDRLRCIINVFTRMRYCFPDASLDFESKIPPNKNTNPNLKPWFEIPGKHLKDTHIVFGHWAALMGKSKHDLVSGLDTGCVWGNHLSMLRWEDQRMYTQDCLSENAAG, encoded by the coding sequence ATGGCGACTTATTTTGTTGGTGACATCCAAGGCTGTTTGGATGAATTAAAAGCGCTGTTAAAACAGTGCAAATTCTCCGTAAGAAAAGATCAGCTTTGGCTCGCGGGAGACCTCGTGGCTCGAGGTCCTAAATCTCTAGAAACCCTGCGTTTTGTTAAAGAACTCGGTAGCGCCGCTCAGGTAGTACTAGGTAATCACGATTTACACCTATTAGCGGTTGCCAATGGTATTCACCGAGCCAAGCGCCGCGATAAGCTACAAGATTTACTCGACGCCCCCGACAAAGAAGAATTACTGTATTGGTTACGCCAACAGCCACTAATTAAAAAACACCCCTACTACGATGTAGTGATGGTGCATGCCGGTATTTATCCGAAATGGAAAGTTAGTAAGGCACTTAAACTCGGCAAAGAAGTGCATAAGCAACTCGCTGGTGATGACTACTTATCATTACTTAAAAACATGTACAGCAATGAACCCGCTCATTGGAGCGATGAGTTAGTAGGTTATGACCGCCTGCGTTGCATCATCAATGTATTTACTCGAATGCGTTATTGCTTCCCTGATGCCAGCTTGGATTTTGAATCGAAGATCCCACCAAACAAAAATACCAATCCTAACCTTAAACCTTGGTTTGAAATCCCCGGGAAGCACCTCAAAGACACCCACATTGTATTTGGCCACTGGGCGGCGCTAATGGGTAAGAGTAAACATGACTTAGTCTCTGGGCTTGATACTGGCTGTGTGTGGGGCAATCACTTGTCGATGCTGCGCTGGGAGGACCAGCGCATGTATACCCAAGATTGCCTAAGCGAGAATGCGGCTGGCTAA
- the folA gene encoding type 3 dihydrofolate reductase translates to MKVAMIAAMAKQRVIGKDNQMPWHLPADLKHFKAVTMGKPVIMGRLTYQSIGRPLPGRLNIVISRNADLAIEGVTVVNTVQAALDLVKDEAEVMIIGGGNIYQQCLAFADTLYLTFIDKAVEGEAHFPDYQQYQWRQLESEKHLADEKNPYNYEFVTLARA, encoded by the coding sequence GTGAAAGTAGCAATGATAGCCGCAATGGCAAAGCAACGAGTCATCGGCAAAGACAATCAAATGCCATGGCACTTACCGGCCGACCTTAAACATTTTAAAGCGGTGACTATGGGTAAACCGGTGATTATGGGACGCTTAACATACCAATCAATTGGCCGCCCTTTGCCGGGGCGATTGAACATTGTGATAAGCCGTAACGCTGATTTAGCTATAGAAGGTGTTACCGTAGTTAACACCGTGCAAGCAGCGCTAGATTTGGTTAAAGATGAAGCTGAAGTAATGATTATTGGTGGCGGTAATATTTACCAGCAGTGTTTGGCTTTTGCCGATACGCTGTATTTAACCTTTATTGATAAAGCGGTGGAAGGAGAAGCTCACTTCCCGGATTATCAGCAATATCAGTGGCGGCAGTTAGAAAGTGAAAAACATCTGGCTGATGAGAAGAACCCTTATAACTACGAATTTGTAACACTGGCTCGCGCTTAG
- a CDS encoding threonine/serine exporter family protein, producing the protein MIELLALLVEDALFSAVPAVGFAMVFNVPTRMLGFCAIGGAFAHSLRTLCIYWGVPLEWATLVASTSVGLIGVYWSRRYLIPRPVFTVASIIPMIPGSYAFTTMVGIISLYSNGFSEPLLATIIENGLRTMFILMALSFGLAIPSVVIYRGRPIV; encoded by the coding sequence ATGATTGAATTACTCGCACTACTGGTTGAAGACGCGCTATTTTCAGCGGTGCCTGCGGTTGGCTTTGCCATGGTGTTTAATGTGCCTACTCGTATGCTAGGCTTTTGCGCCATTGGAGGAGCCTTTGCACATAGTTTGAGGACTCTTTGTATTTATTGGGGCGTGCCGCTTGAATGGGCTACTTTGGTGGCGTCTACTAGCGTAGGCTTAATTGGCGTTTACTGGTCGCGTCGATATTTGATTCCGCGTCCAGTGTTTACCGTAGCCTCTATTATTCCGATGATTCCAGGGAGCTATGCATTTACTACCATGGTCGGAATTATTAGCTTATATAGTAACGGCTTTAGTGAGCCGCTACTGGCCACCATTATCGAAAATGGTTTGAGGACTATGTTCATTTTGATGGCCTTAAGTTTTGGCTTGGCCATTCCCTCAGTTGTTATATATCGCGGCCGCCCGATTGTGTAG
- a CDS encoding threonine/serine exporter ThrE family protein gives MLRSFRNSPEPVQAPVRIISLEQQTRICRVAVQAGRIMQQHGAESKLIEETTVRLGKALGLDSVELAITANALILTGLSQGRCITTTRRVYDRGINMHMVCEVQRITIMAEKQLLDVDDVVKRLERLQPYKHNRWLVVFMIGMSCACFSRLFGGDWAVFAMTFVASAIAMLFRQEMAHRHHNPILNFGMTAFVATTIAGLAVRYDIGNQPQTVMAASVLLLVPGFPLINAVSDMVKGHISMGISRWFFASLLSLGVAMGIALSMWATGVSGWL, from the coding sequence ATGTTACGCTCATTTAGAAACTCTCCGGAGCCTGTTCAGGCTCCGGTTCGTATTATTTCTCTAGAACAACAAACGCGGATTTGCCGTGTCGCAGTGCAAGCCGGCAGAATCATGCAGCAACATGGCGCTGAGAGTAAGTTAATTGAAGAAACAACTGTCCGCCTAGGTAAAGCGCTGGGCCTTGATAGTGTAGAGCTGGCAATTACCGCCAATGCTCTGATTCTCACCGGTTTGTCGCAAGGGCGGTGTATTACAACCACCCGGCGGGTTTACGACCGTGGCATCAACATGCACATGGTGTGTGAAGTGCAGCGAATCACCATTATGGCTGAGAAGCAGTTGTTGGATGTTGATGACGTGGTTAAGCGTTTAGAGCGCTTGCAGCCCTACAAGCATAATCGCTGGCTTGTGGTATTTATGATTGGTATGTCTTGCGCCTGCTTTAGTCGATTGTTTGGTGGTGATTGGGCTGTATTTGCCATGACCTTTGTAGCCTCTGCCATAGCAATGCTATTTAGACAAGAAATGGCGCATCGCCATCACAATCCCATTCTCAATTTTGGCATGACAGCTTTTGTGGCTACCACTATCGCCGGCCTTGCGGTGCGCTACGATATTGGCAACCAACCGCAAACGGTAATGGCCGCTTCGGTGTTACTACTGGTACCTGGCTTTCCCTTGATTAATGCTGTTTCAGACATGGTTAAAGGGCATATCAGCATGGGGATCTCGCGCTGGTTTTTTGCCTCTTTGCTTAGCTTGGGTGTTGCCATGGGCATCGCTCTGTCTATGTGGGCTACTGGCGTAAGTGGGTGGTTATAA
- the cgtA gene encoding Obg family GTPase CgtA yields MKFVDEAVIKVDAGDGGNGTISFRREKYVPRGGPDGGDGGDGGSVYLVADENLNTLIDYRFERFHKAERGENGQGSNCTGKRGEDLELPVPVGTRARDQDTGEILGDLTQHKQRLLVAKGGFHGLGNTRFKSSTNRAPRRKSNGTPGEVRNLQLELLLLADVGMLGLPNAGKSTFIRSVSAAKPKVADYPFTTLIPNLGVVRQSENRGFVIADIPGLIEGAADGAGLGVRFLKHLERCRVLLHLVDVLPADGSDPAENAITIINELEQYSEKLFEKPRWLVFNKVDLVLEEEAEEIRQKVIEALDWQGEVFSISALENNGTKDICKAIGQFIETLPVVEQEMAEREEVKFQWDDYHQQQIDKANQEDWDDEDDDDDWDDDDYDVEVIYQP; encoded by the coding sequence ATGAAATTTGTAGATGAAGCGGTAATTAAAGTAGACGCTGGTGACGGCGGCAATGGCACCATTAGTTTCCGCCGTGAGAAGTATGTTCCTCGCGGTGGCCCTGATGGCGGCGATGGCGGTGATGGAGGTAGCGTATATTTGGTTGCCGATGAAAACCTAAATACCTTGATTGATTACCGCTTTGAACGTTTTCATAAAGCAGAACGTGGCGAAAACGGCCAAGGTTCTAATTGTACGGGTAAGCGTGGTGAAGATTTAGAGTTGCCTGTGCCGGTTGGTACGCGTGCTCGTGACCAAGATACCGGCGAGATCCTTGGCGATCTTACGCAGCACAAACAGCGTTTATTGGTGGCTAAGGGCGGCTTCCACGGTCTAGGTAATACACGCTTTAAGAGCAGTACTAACCGAGCTCCGCGTCGTAAATCTAATGGTACGCCTGGTGAAGTTCGTAACCTGCAGTTGGAGCTATTGCTGCTTGCTGACGTAGGTATGTTGGGCTTACCAAATGCGGGTAAATCTACCTTTATTCGCAGTGTGTCTGCGGCTAAACCGAAGGTAGCTGATTATCCGTTTACCACGCTTATCCCTAATTTGGGTGTGGTGCGTCAATCGGAGAATCGCGGTTTTGTGATCGCCGATATTCCTGGTTTGATCGAAGGTGCTGCAGATGGTGCAGGGCTTGGTGTACGTTTCTTAAAGCACTTAGAGCGTTGCCGCGTATTGTTGCATCTGGTAGATGTATTACCAGCAGACGGCAGCGACCCAGCCGAAAATGCCATCACTATTATCAACGAGCTCGAACAGTACAGTGAAAAGCTATTCGAAAAGCCACGTTGGTTGGTATTTAATAAAGTCGACTTAGTGCTTGAAGAAGAAGCTGAAGAGATCCGCCAAAAAGTGATTGAAGCACTGGATTGGCAAGGTGAGGTGTTCTCCATTTCAGCTTTAGAGAACAACGGTACTAAAGACATCTGTAAAGCGATTGGTCAATTTATCGAAACCCTACCAGTGGTTGAACAAGAAATGGCTGAGCGCGAAGAAGTTAAATTCCAATGGGATGACTATCATCAACAGCAGATCGACAAAGCAAACCAAGAAGATTGGGATGATGAAGACGACGATGATGATTGGGATGATGACGATTATGATGTAGAGGTTATCTACCAGCCATAG
- the rpmA gene encoding 50S ribosomal protein L27, with product MAHKKAGGSTRNGRDSESKRLGVKRFGGESVLAGSIIVRQRGTKFHAGSNVGIGKDHTLFATAEGKVKFEVKGPKNRKFVSIEAE from the coding sequence ATGGCACATAAAAAGGCTGGTGGTAGTACTCGTAACGGTCGCGATTCGGAAAGCAAACGCCTAGGTGTTAAGCGTTTCGGTGGCGAGTCTGTATTAGCGGGTAGCATTATTGTTCGTCAACGTGGTACTAAGTTCCACGCTGGCTCTAACGTTGGTATCGGTAAAGACCATACTCTTTTCGCAACTGCCGAAGGCAAAGTGAAATTTGAAGTAAAAGGTCCTAAAAACCGTAAGTTTGTAAGCATCGAAGCTGAATAA
- the rplU gene encoding 50S ribosomal protein L21 produces MYAVILSGGKQHRVAEGQTLRLEKLDVETGNTVEFDNVLLVANGEDVKVGAPYVDGTKVTAEVVSHGRGDKVKIVKFRRRKHSRKQQGHRQWFTEVRITGING; encoded by the coding sequence ATGTACGCGGTTATCCTAAGTGGTGGTAAACAACACCGTGTGGCCGAAGGTCAAACACTTCGCCTTGAGAAACTAGACGTTGAGACTGGTAACACAGTTGAATTTGATAACGTATTACTAGTTGCCAATGGCGAAGACGTTAAAGTAGGCGCACCTTATGTAGATGGTACCAAAGTAACAGCTGAAGTTGTTTCTCATGGTCGTGGCGATAAAGTTAAAATCGTTAAGTTCCGTCGTCGTAAGCATTCACGTAAGCAACAGGGCCACCGTCAGTGGTTCACTGAAGTTCGCATTACAGGCATTAACGGTTAA
- the ispB gene encoding octaprenyl diphosphate synthase codes for MQLDAIKKLSDQDMSAVNELIFKELESDVALINQISFYIVNSGGKRIRPLLTVLAARALAYQQDQHIKLAAIIEFIHTSTLLHDDVVDESELRRGKDTANARFGNAASVLVGDFLYSRSFQLMTQLQNLKVMDILADATNVIAEGEVLQLINCNDPDTDEARYFEVIYCKTAKLFEAATRLAAVIGEQSAEVELAMQNYGKYLGTAFQIMDDVLDYVADQAEMGKNVGDDLAEGKPTLPLIYAMEQAEPSDKTLISEAIKQGGSRDQLEAILAILDKTKALDYCRERAAQEAQKAIDALSIIADSDYKQALMSLANIAADRAA; via the coding sequence ATGCAATTGGATGCGATAAAAAAGCTGTCTGATCAAGACATGTCTGCAGTAAACGAGTTGATCTTTAAAGAACTCGAATCAGATGTGGCCCTCATCAACCAAATCTCTTTTTATATTGTAAATAGCGGCGGCAAAAGGATCCGACCTTTGCTAACGGTATTGGCTGCGCGAGCTTTAGCTTATCAGCAAGATCAACACATCAAACTTGCCGCCATCATTGAATTTATCCATACCTCTACCTTGCTACACGATGACGTAGTCGATGAATCTGAACTGCGCCGCGGTAAAGATACTGCTAATGCCCGCTTTGGTAATGCAGCTAGCGTATTGGTAGGAGACTTCCTTTATTCGCGCTCTTTCCAGTTAATGACCCAATTACAAAACCTTAAGGTAATGGACATACTGGCAGACGCGACCAATGTGATCGCCGAAGGAGAAGTATTACAGCTGATTAACTGTAATGATCCCGACACTGATGAAGCGCGCTACTTTGAAGTTATTTACTGTAAAACCGCCAAGTTATTTGAAGCCGCTACTCGTTTGGCTGCAGTCATCGGTGAGCAAAGCGCTGAGGTTGAGCTAGCCATGCAAAACTACGGCAAATATCTTGGCACTGCTTTCCAGATTATGGATGACGTACTAGATTATGTAGCAGACCAAGCAGAGATGGGTAAAAACGTTGGTGATGACCTCGCAGAAGGCAAGCCTACCCTACCGCTTATCTATGCAATGGAACAAGCTGAGCCAAGCGATAAGACGCTTATCAGCGAAGCTATTAAGCAAGGTGGCTCTCGCGACCAGCTGGAGGCTATTTTAGCGATTCTCGATAAGACCAAGGCGCTGGATTATTGTCGCGAGCGAGCAGCCCAAGAAGCGCAAAAAGCCATTGACGCTTTAAGCATCATTGCAGACAGTGACTACAAACAAGCGCTTATGAGCCTTGCTAATATCGCTGCCGACCGCGCTGCTTAA
- a CDS encoding adenylosuccinate synthase: protein MGKNVVILGSQWGDEGKGKIVDLLTDKSSYVVRYQGGHNAGHTLVIDGEKTVLHLIPSGVLRDNVTCVIGNGVVLAPDALFKEMAMLEERGVPVKERLVISEACPLILPYHVALDMAREKARGKNAIGTTGRGIGPAYEDKVARRGLRVGDLFDMEQFATKLKEVMEYHNFQLNHYYDAPSVSYEEVLEQMTKMAPVITAMVTDVTDLLDQARRRGDSIMFEGAQGTLLDIDHGTYPFVTSSNTTAGGVATGSGFGPCHLDYVLGITKAYTTRVGSGPFPTELDDDIGQHLGVKGHEFGATTGRKRRCGWLDAVTMRRAVQINSLSGLCLTKLDVLDGLEELKICTGYKMPNGDLLTVPPMAAEGYEVAEPVYESMPGWSENTFGVTAREQLPQAALNYIARIEELLEVPVDIISTGPDRVETIILRHPFA, encoded by the coding sequence ATGGGAAAGAACGTAGTGATCCTTGGCTCCCAATGGGGAGACGAAGGCAAGGGTAAGATCGTAGACTTACTTACCGACAAATCAAGCTATGTGGTGCGCTATCAAGGCGGTCACAATGCTGGTCATACCTTAGTTATTGACGGTGAAAAAACTGTCCTCCACTTAATACCATCTGGTGTACTTCGCGATAACGTTACCTGTGTAATTGGTAATGGCGTGGTATTAGCACCTGATGCGTTATTTAAAGAAATGGCTATGCTCGAAGAGCGCGGCGTTCCTGTAAAAGAACGTTTGGTGATCAGTGAAGCTTGTCCTCTAATTTTGCCTTATCATGTTGCCTTAGACATGGCGCGCGAAAAAGCGCGTGGTAAAAACGCTATTGGTACTACTGGTCGTGGTATTGGTCCTGCTTATGAAGATAAAGTTGCTCGTCGCGGATTACGTGTTGGCGACTTATTCGATATGGAGCAATTTGCAACCAAGCTAAAAGAAGTGATGGAATACCATAACTTCCAGCTTAATCATTACTATGACGCGCCAAGCGTAAGTTATGAAGAAGTGCTTGAGCAAATGACTAAGATGGCGCCAGTGATTACCGCCATGGTAACCGACGTAACCGACTTGCTAGATCAAGCGCGTCGTCGTGGTGACTCAATCATGTTTGAAGGTGCTCAAGGCACACTATTAGACATTGACCACGGTACCTATCCGTTTGTTACCTCATCAAACACTACTGCGGGTGGTGTTGCTACCGGTAGTGGTTTTGGTCCTTGCCACCTAGATTATGTTTTGGGTATTACTAAAGCTTACACCACGCGTGTGGGTTCTGGTCCTTTCCCAACAGAGCTAGATGATGACATTGGCCAGCACTTAGGTGTGAAAGGCCATGAGTTCGGTGCTACTACTGGCCGTAAACGTCGTTGTGGCTGGTTAGATGCAGTAACAATGCGTCGTGCGGTACAAATTAATAGCCTTTCGGGTTTATGTTTAACCAAGCTAGATGTACTAGACGGTTTGGAAGAACTTAAAATTTGTACTGGCTACAAAATGCCAAATGGCGATTTGCTTACTGTACCACCGATGGCCGCAGAAGGTTATGAAGTAGCTGAGCCTGTCTATGAATCAATGCCTGGTTGGTCAGAGAACACCTTTGGTGTGACAGCCCGTGAGCAGTTGCCACAAGCAGCCTTAAACTACATTGCGCGTATCGAAGAGTTATTGGAAGTACCGGTTGATATTATTTCAACGGGCCCAGATCGTGTAGAAACTATTATTCTACGCCATCCATTTGCTTAA
- a CDS encoding DUF2065 domain-containing protein: MTDSVLLALALVCLIEGLGPLLFPKRWKRLLKTISEAPASNIRQIGLGLVGVSIILLYVINL, translated from the coding sequence ATGACAGATTCTGTATTACTTGCATTGGCTCTAGTGTGCCTTATTGAAGGCCTAGGGCCTTTATTGTTTCCTAAGCGTTGGAAACGTCTACTAAAAACAATATCGGAAGCGCCAGCGAGTAATATTCGGCAAATTGGCCTCGGCTTAGTGGGTGTTTCTATTATACTCTTGTATGTGATTAATCTTTGA